The following is a genomic window from Rhizobium sp. NRK18.
TCGATGCTGCTTATGCGCGTCTCTGCGCCGCAGGGCGTCAGCCTCGATTACACCCGGGACCAGATGCAGCAGGTCGAGGAGCGGCTGAAGCCACTCGTCGACAGCGGCGAAATCCAGAGCATCTTCTCGATTTCCGGCTTCGGCTCCAACACCAATTCCGGCTTCATGGTCATGCAGCTGGCACCCTGGGGCGAGCGCACGCGTTCGCAGGACGAGATCGCTGCGGACGTCAACAAGGCGACGGCGGCGATACCGGCCGTCAGCGCATTTGCGATGCAGCCGAACAGCCTGCATATCCGCGGTGCCGGCAACGGGCTGTCCTTCGCGATCGTTGGCGCGACACATGAAATCCTGTCGGAGGCCGCCATCAAGCTTGCCGACGCGATGCAGGACGACAAGGCGTTCTTCTCCAATCCGCGGCTTTCCAACGACGCCCGCCAGGGTCAGCTCTCCGTCGTCCTCGACCGTGAGCGCGCCTCGGATCTCGGGATCAACATTTCAGGGCTTTCGGCGGCGCTGCAGTCGCTGCTCGACGGAAGGTCGGTCGGCGACGTCTATGTCGATGGCCATTCCTATGACGTGATGCTGACCTCGGACACGCATCCGATCGATGATCCGACCGATCTCGAGAACGTGTTCCTGAAGACGGGTGACGGCAAATACGTGCCGATGTCGACGATCGCCACGCTGGAGGAGCGGTCGGTGGCGCCGAGCCTGTCGCGCGAAAACCAGCTCGCCTCCGTCGGCCTGCAGTCCAATCTCGCCGACGGCGTTTCGCTGGGCGCCGCGCTTTCCGAACTCAACCGGATCGCGGCCCCGATCCTGCCGCCGGGCGCTCGCGTCCTGCCGCTCGCCGAAGCCGCCAGCCTCGGCGAAAACTCGAACGGCATGGCGGTGACGTTCGGCTTTGCGATCATCATCATCTTTCTCGTGCTGGCCGCGCAGTTCGAAAGCGTGCTCTCCGCCATCATCATCATGGCCACCGTGCCGCTTGGCCTCGCCTGCGCCGTCTTCGCCATGCTGATGACTGGCTCGTCGCTCAACGTCTACAGCCAGATCGGACTGGTTCTGCTGGTCGGCGTCATGGCGAAGAACGGCATTCTCGTGGTCGAGTTCGCCAACCAGCTGCGCGATCGGGGTTACGACGTGCGCCGGGCCATCGAGGAGGCCGCCAATCTCCGCCTGAGGCCGGTGATGATGACGATGATCTCGACCGTGCTCGGCGGTGTGCCGCTGGTACTTGCGCATGGCGCAGGGGCGGAAGCCCGCATCGCGCTCGGCTGGGTCATGGTCGGAGGATTGGGGATGGCAACGGTCATCACGCTGTTCGTCACGCCGGTCGCCTATCTGCTGCTGGCGCGATTCGCCAAACCGCATGCGGACGAGGAAAAGCGCCTGCATCGCGAGATGTCTGCGGCACACGAGCTTCAGGCCGGCGAATAAACCCGTTGCTTTGTGTCTTTGCGCGATTTGCGGTCAACCAATTGCCGTATTTCGTGGTAAGAGGCAGATGACAGCACAAGGATCTCGGAGACTTCACTTCCATGCTCAAGCGTATTGCCATACTTGCCCTCGCTGGCACCTTCCTCAGCGCCTGCACCACCACCGACCCCTATACCGGTGAGCAGAAGGTTTCCAACACGGCGGGCGGCGTGGCGCTCGGTGCTGCAGCCGGCGCCGTCGGCGGCCTGCTGCTTGGCAACGGCCCCACCAGCCGCCGCAACGGTGCATTGATCGGAGCCGGCATCGGCGCGCTGGCCGGCGGTGCGATCGGCAACTACATGGACCGCCAGGAAGCCGAGCTTCGCGCCCAGCTGCAGGGTACCGGCATCTCGGTCACCCGCAACGGCGACAACATCATTCTCAACATGCCGTCGAACATTACCTTCCCGACGGACCAGTATGCGGTGATGCCGGCCTTCTATCCGACGCTGAACTCGGTCGCGATCGTGCTGAACAAGTTCAACAAGACGCTGGTCGACGTCAACGGTCATACCGACTCGACCGGCTCGCTTCAGCACAACATGGAACTGTCGCAGCAGCGTGCCACTTCGGTCGCCAACTACCTGGCCGGCCAGGGCGTCGACGCCCGCCGTATGTCGGCCATGGGCTTTGGCCCGAATCAGCCGATCGCAACCAATGCGACGGCTGAAGGCCGCGCCCAGAACCGCCGCGTCGAAGTGCAGATTTCGCCACTGCGCGAAGGCTGAGCGTAGAGATCGTGACGAACTGTCCGGCGGGCGTTATGCCCGCTGGACAAGCCGCGCCGGCTGTCCCATACCTGCACTCCAAAATGGACATGGAGGAAGACCCATTGGCGCGTGAACATGCAAGACCGGGTGTCCGCAACGAAGACGGTATCGCTGCGGTTCTCGGCATTTTGAAGCAGAGCTTCGGCGAGCGCTTCCAGACCGGTGAAGCCTTCCGCGCCCAGCATACGCACACCACCACCTATCTTCCGGCGCAGTTGCCGGACGGCGTCGCCTTCGTTGAAAACGCCGACGAGGTGAAAGTGATCGTCAAGGCCTGTGCCGAGCACAAGGTTCCGGTCATTCCCTTCGGCGCCGGCACGTCGCTCGAGGGCCAGGTGAATGCGCCGAGCGGCGGCATTTCCATCGATTTCTCGCGCATGAACAAGGTACTTTCCGTCAATACCGAAGACCTCGATTGCACGGTGGAGCCGGGCATCACCCGCGAAGACCTCAATACCTATCTGCGCGATACCGGCCTGTTCTTCCCGATCGATCCGGGCGCCAACGCCTCCATCGGCGGGATGGCGTCGACGCGGGCTTCCGGCACAAATGCGGTGCGCTACGGCACGATGAAGGACAATGTGCTTTCGGTCACCGCCGTCACGGCCAATGGCGAGGAAATCCGGACCGCTCAGCGGGCGCGCAAGTCCTCCACCGGCTACGACCTGACGCGGTTGTTCGTCGGCGCCGAAGGTACGCTCGGCGTACTGACCTCGGTCACGCTGCGCCTGCAGGGCATCCCGGAAAAGATCGCCGGCGGCGTTTGCGCCTTTCCGGATATCGAATCGGCCTGCAACGCGGTCATCATGACCATTCAGCTTGGCATTCCGGTCGCCCGAATCGAGCTTCTGGATGCGCTTCAGGTGCGCGCCTGCAACGCCTATTCCGGCCTCAGCAACGAAGAGAAGCCGACGCTGTTTCTCGAATTCCACGGCAACGAGCAGACGGTTGCCATACAGTCGGAACAGTTTGCCGAAATCGCGGCCGAGTTTGGAGGCGGCGAATTCCGCTGGACCGTGAACGCCGAGGAGCGCGCCAAGCTGTGGAAGGCGCGCCATGACGTCTACTGGTCGGTGAAGGCGACGGCGCCGGACAAGGCGATCCTGGCAACGGACGTCTGCGTGCCGATCTCGCGCTACGCCGATTGCGTCACCGAAACGCACCGCGATATTCTCGAGCACGGCCTGTACGCGCCGATCGTCGGTCATGCCGGTGACGGTAACTTTCATACCTCCGTCGTGTTTGACGACAAGGATGAGGCCGATGTCGCCAAGGTCGAGGCGTTCATCGCCCGGCTGGCGCAACGGGCGCTTTCGATGGACGGCACCTGCACCGGCGAACACGGGATCGGGCAGGGGAAGAAGGGTTTTCTCGTCGAGGAACTTGGCGGCGCGGTGGATTTGATGCGGCAGATCAAGCAGGCGCTCGATCCCGACAGCATCTTCAATCCCGGGAAGATCTTCGATCCGGCTTGATCGCGGCGCCGGAAAATTTCATGCTTGGAAGGCTCCGGATTTTCGGGCCGAAGAGGCGGACAAGGGAGTAAGGCAGTTTGCTCGGACGGATCATCCTGTTCTTTGCGGGACTTCTCGTCGTCGTACTGTTTACGGCGCTGATCGCACCGATGTTCATCACCTGGAATGATTTTCGAACCCAGTTCGAGGATCAGGCCAGCCGTATTCTCGGCAAGAAGGTGGTGGTCAACGGCGACGTCCAGGTGCGCATCCTGCCGTTCCCGACCGTGACCTTGCACGACGTGCAGGTCGGCCGGGACGAAGACGGCAATCCGCTGATCCAGGTGGCCAACTTCTCCATGGACATGGAACTGGCGCCGTTCCTTTCCGGCGAGGCGCGCATCGTCGAGATGCGCATCGATCAGCCGCGCGCCCGCCTGAAGCTCCTGCAGGACGGCACGCTCGACTGGATGCGCGGCAGCCATTCCTCCATTCCGGCCAAGACGGTCGTTCTCGAAAAGGTCTTCATTATCGACGGCGAGGTGGCCTTCGTCGACGACCAGACCGGTCGCGACCGGGTTGTCTCCGACATCAACACGGAAATGTCGGCGCGTTCGCTGGCCGGCCCCTGGCGGGCGGATGGAGACGCCGTTTTCGATGGCCATCCGTCGCATTTCTCCTTCTCGTCGAGCGCGCCCGACGAGAAGAATGGCACGATCCGCGTTCACACCACCATCAAGCCCGAGGCGGTTCCGGTGACCGTGGAGACGGACGGCGACCTGGCGATCGTCGATGACCGGCCCCGCTATGACGGACAGTTCACGGCGTCGATGATGGCGGAGGTCGAGGACAAGGCGGAAGGCGGGGAGAAGTCCCGCAACCTGCCGCCGCGCGTCAAGGGCAAGTTCGAGCTCAACAACGAGCGCATCCGCATCCCCGAATACCGTCTCGAAGTGGGATCGCTCAGGGATCCCTATGTGGTGACCGGGGAGGCGACCTATGACACGGGAACCAAGGGCGATTTCTTCCTCAAGGCGGAAGGTCAGCAGATCGATGTGGCGCGGCTCGACACCGGTCCGGCCCAGAAGACCGCGCGGCCCGGTACGCAGCGCCTCAGCGCCGCAGACCGGCTGGCCACGCTGATCGGTCTGGCGCGCCGCATTCCGATCCCGAGCGTGCCGGGACGCGCCGAAGTCAAGCTGCCGGCTATCGTTGCCGGCGACACGACGGTCCGCGACGTGCTCTTGAAGGTCGAGCCGAACGGCAAGGGGTGGACGATCGACAATGCCGAGGCGACATTGCCGGGTCGGACGAAGATCGAGGGCTCCGGCAAGCTCACCCTTGTCGGCAGCGCGGTCTTCGACGGCCACCTGACCGTGGCGTCGCGCCAGCCTTCGGGTGTCGCCGACTGGCTGACCGGCAGCGTCGCACCGGAAATCCGCAACCTCAGGACGGCCGGCTTCTCCGCCGATGTCAGCCTTTCGCCGGAAGTGCAGAATTTCGACAATCTCGAGGTCATCACCGGCGGTGCGACCATGAAGGGCCGGATCGGCCGCGTATCGCTCAGCGGACAGGTGCCGGCCCTGACCGTCGATCTTGCCGGCGAGCGCATCGATCTCGACGTGTTGCGGGCGTTGACGAGCCTGATGATGGGCCAGGACACCGGCAGCGGGCTTCTGGGACACGACATCGATGCCCATCTGGCTGCCGGCCGACTGACGGCTTTCGGGGTGGAAGCGCAGCAGGTCGATGCCGCCTTCTCGCTGTCGAATGGCGCGCTCTCGGTCAAGACGCTCGACATCGGCAATATCGGCGGCGCCAAGGTCAGTACCTCGGGTGAAGCGGAAGGGTCCGTTTCCGGCATGTCTGGCAGCGGCGACGTGCATTTCGACGTTGCCGATGCCGGTCCGTTCCTGCAAATGCTTGAGAAGAGCATGCCGGCGCATCCGGTTCTCGCACGTCTGGCGGAAAACAGTTCCTGGTTCGACAACACGGCACTCGACGTGGCGCTGTCGGTCGGTGGCGGCGACAGGAGCGGAATTTCCGCCGATATTCGCGGCACGTCCAACGGCAGTAATGTGACCGCCCGGATCGGACTGAAGAGAGTCGCGGCGCTTGCCGACCACACGGGACTGTCACTCGACCTGACGCTGACCAATCCTCGCTCGTCGATCCTGTTCGGCCAGCTCGGCTTTGCGCCACTGCCGGTCGGCGGGCTCGAGGATGGACGCGTTCGCCTGGTCTTCAATGGGGCCGACGGCGAGAAGGGGCGCACGCAGGTGACCTTCGACGCCGGAAGCACGCATCTCGCCGCCGATGGCAATGTCAGCCTGGCGGCGGACGACTTCCTGCAGGGCGATCTCAACCTCACACTCAAGAGCGACGACATCGAGCCCTATCTCATCTTGAACGGCGTGGCTCTGCCAGGGCTCGGCGACGGTCTTCCGATCGACATGACGTCGAGCGTGTCGGTTGCCCCCGATACCGTCACATTCGACAAGCTCGCCGGAAATGTCAGCGGCGATGCCTTCAGCGGCATGCTCTCCGTCAAGCGTGGGCAGCCCGTGCTGACCATCGGCGGCAATCTGGCATTCGACAGCCTCGATCCCTACTGGCTGGCCGAAACGGTCTATGGTCCGCTCTATGATGTTTCGACCGGCGACTACACCAATGCCCCGTTCGAGCCGCCGATGAGTTCGGTCGCCGACATCGATCTGACGCTGAAGGCCGGGGAAGTGCCTGTCGGGCTTGGCGAGCCGGTTCGCTCGGTCACCGGAACGCTGACGAGCCGCAATGGCGTGCTCAATTTCGAGGAGCTGACGGGCGAGCTGTTTGGCGGCAAGGTCAGCGGCCATCTCCGGCTGGCCAACAGCAATGGAACCGGATCGCTGCAGGCAGGCCTTGAACTCGCCGGCGCCGATGCCAAGCGTCTGTTCTGGAGCCGCGGCGGCAAGCCGGTGATCGAGGGCGGTCTCACCGGCAATGTGACGGTCGAGACGAGCGGCGCAACCCTTTCGGCGCTTGCAAGGACACTCGGCGGTTCCGGTGAACTCGATGTGGCCGGCGCAAAGATCAACGGGTTGGACCTTTCCATCCTGCCGACCTTGCTCGCTGCCAACGAGCAATCCACCGGCGACAACATTTCCAACGAGAGCGTGGCCGGTGAAGTCCTGCCGCTGCTCCTGAACGGCAGCAGTGCCGTCGGTGACCTCAAGGTTCCGTTCAGCATCACCAACGGTCGCTGGCGGGCCAACAACCTTTCGGCCACCACCGCAACGGCGCAATTGTCGGGGGCGGCCGATTTCGACGTTCAGGATCGCGACATGTCAGGTGCGCTGCAGATCGCCTTTGCCACGGGCAAAGACGACGTTGCCGGCGCCAACGCCAATCTGACGTTGCAATATTCCGGTCAGCTGAATGCACCGCAGATGAAGGCCGATGTGACGGGACTGACCAATTACCTCTCGCTTCGGGCCTTCGACCGCGAGCGGCGTCGCGTCGAGCATCTTCAGGCCAATGTGCTCGAAAAGCAGCGGCTGCGGCGCGAGGCATCCCTTTATCAGGCGATGGATGAGCGTCGCGCCGAAGAGGCGAAGAAACAGGACGCCATCCGCCTTGAGGTGGAACAGCACCTCAAGGAGCTTGCCGATCAGGAGAAGAAGGCCCTGGACAAGCGCAATGCCGAGCTCGAGGCCGCAAAGCGGGCGGCGGAGGCGGCGGCACAGAACCCGCAAGACAATGTGCCGGTGTTCGACGTCGTGCCCCTGCAACGGGCCGAGCCGATCATCGTGCAGCCGCCTGCAGTTCAGACGCCGCCACCGGCCGAGCCGAAGGCCGAGGCACCGGCGCCGAAAGAGGAACCGGCTGCCGGCGGAGGTAACCTTAAGTTGGATTCCTGGTTGAATTTGCGCTGATTCATGCCATGATGATTTCAGGTCGTGGGGCGGCCCGCTAAAATACGAAAATCGGGGAAATATGGTGCCGGATAGTCAGTCTGGACTCCATGCGGGTGTGTGCTTCGTCCTGAGTTTGTCGCATCCAGGGGGCTTGTGATGTCGTGGCGTGGCGTAGTGCGTTTGGTAGGGGCAGTCGCGATTTTTCTGGCGACGGCCGGATTTCTTCAGACGAGTCAGAAATTTCCCGTGACGAGCGCGTCACCGCACACCGCAGCGGTTGCGATTTCCAGCCCGGCCGTACCGCAATCGTCCGATCCGCAGAGTTATCTGATGCGTTGGGTGTCGGCCTGCGAGCAGGAGTTCGGGGCACACGGGCACAATCCGAACGAAGCGTTGCTGCGCAGTTGCACCAGCTATTGAGCGGCGGGCGGTTCGCCGCCACTGCGGTACCATTCCAGGACATAGACGCGGAGGGACGATGACAGGTTTGCGTCCTCGGAGCGATGATCGTCAATCTCGGCGATCAGTGCCGCGAGCGACATTGCCCGCCGGTCCGCGATCGCCTTCAGTTCTTCCCAGAACACGTCTTCCACCGTGAAGCTGGTGCGGTGGCCGTGCAGGGTTGCGGAATGTTTGCGGATCATCGGTGTGCCTGCTTGGGGCTACAGAATGGCTCGGGGAAGGGGCGTCGGCCGCTTGAGAAAATGAGTCCGTTTCCCGCCGGAACCAGCTGAAGGCATTGTTTCTTTCGGCGGTCGCAGCGCTCAGTCCTTGGAGCCGTCGTCCGTCTCGCGGCGGCCTTCGTCCAGGCGTTTGCGTTCCAGCATGTTGCGGGCCGTCGTCAGTTCCTTTTCGGCCTTGGTGCGTCCGAAGGAAATGCGGTTCTGCTCGGCAGTCTTTTCCTTTTCCTGCCGGGTCTTCTGCTTGCGCGCCATGCGCAGATTGACGATCTCGGCGGTCATGTCCAGTTGGTCTCCTGCCTCGTGCGGCCCCATAGGGTTCATGCGACCATGAAAAAGGGGAGCCGCG
Proteins encoded in this region:
- a CDS encoding OmpA family protein, which translates into the protein MLKRIAILALAGTFLSACTTTDPYTGEQKVSNTAGGVALGAAAGAVGGLLLGNGPTSRRNGALIGAGIGALAGGAIGNYMDRQEAELRAQLQGTGISVTRNGDNIILNMPSNITFPTDQYAVMPAFYPTLNSVAIVLNKFNKTLVDVNGHTDSTGSLQHNMELSQQRATSVANYLAGQGVDARRMSAMGFGPNQPIATNATAEGRAQNRRVEVQISPLREG
- a CDS encoding FAD-binding oxidoreductase, with amino-acid sequence MEEDPLAREHARPGVRNEDGIAAVLGILKQSFGERFQTGEAFRAQHTHTTTYLPAQLPDGVAFVENADEVKVIVKACAEHKVPVIPFGAGTSLEGQVNAPSGGISIDFSRMNKVLSVNTEDLDCTVEPGITREDLNTYLRDTGLFFPIDPGANASIGGMASTRASGTNAVRYGTMKDNVLSVTAVTANGEEIRTAQRARKSSTGYDLTRLFVGAEGTLGVLTSVTLRLQGIPEKIAGGVCAFPDIESACNAVIMTIQLGIPVARIELLDALQVRACNAYSGLSNEEKPTLFLEFHGNEQTVAIQSEQFAEIAAEFGGGEFRWTVNAEERAKLWKARHDVYWSVKATAPDKAILATDVCVPISRYADCVTETHRDILEHGLYAPIVGHAGDGNFHTSVVFDDKDEADVAKVEAFIARLAQRALSMDGTCTGEHGIGQGKKGFLVEELGGAVDLMRQIKQALDPDSIFNPGKIFDPA
- a CDS encoding AsmA family protein produces the protein MLGRIILFFAGLLVVVLFTALIAPMFITWNDFRTQFEDQASRILGKKVVVNGDVQVRILPFPTVTLHDVQVGRDEDGNPLIQVANFSMDMELAPFLSGEARIVEMRIDQPRARLKLLQDGTLDWMRGSHSSIPAKTVVLEKVFIIDGEVAFVDDQTGRDRVVSDINTEMSARSLAGPWRADGDAVFDGHPSHFSFSSSAPDEKNGTIRVHTTIKPEAVPVTVETDGDLAIVDDRPRYDGQFTASMMAEVEDKAEGGEKSRNLPPRVKGKFELNNERIRIPEYRLEVGSLRDPYVVTGEATYDTGTKGDFFLKAEGQQIDVARLDTGPAQKTARPGTQRLSAADRLATLIGLARRIPIPSVPGRAEVKLPAIVAGDTTVRDVLLKVEPNGKGWTIDNAEATLPGRTKIEGSGKLTLVGSAVFDGHLTVASRQPSGVADWLTGSVAPEIRNLRTAGFSADVSLSPEVQNFDNLEVITGGATMKGRIGRVSLSGQVPALTVDLAGERIDLDVLRALTSLMMGQDTGSGLLGHDIDAHLAAGRLTAFGVEAQQVDAAFSLSNGALSVKTLDIGNIGGAKVSTSGEAEGSVSGMSGSGDVHFDVADAGPFLQMLEKSMPAHPVLARLAENSSWFDNTALDVALSVGGGDRSGISADIRGTSNGSNVTARIGLKRVAALADHTGLSLDLTLTNPRSSILFGQLGFAPLPVGGLEDGRVRLVFNGADGEKGRTQVTFDAGSTHLAADGNVSLAADDFLQGDLNLTLKSDDIEPYLILNGVALPGLGDGLPIDMTSSVSVAPDTVTFDKLAGNVSGDAFSGMLSVKRGQPVLTIGGNLAFDSLDPYWLAETVYGPLYDVSTGDYTNAPFEPPMSSVADIDLTLKAGEVPVGLGEPVRSVTGTLTSRNGVLNFEELTGELFGGKVSGHLRLANSNGTGSLQAGLELAGADAKRLFWSRGGKPVIEGGLTGNVTVETSGATLSALARTLGGSGELDVAGAKINGLDLSILPTLLAANEQSTGDNISNESVAGEVLPLLLNGSSAVGDLKVPFSITNGRWRANNLSATTATAQLSGAADFDVQDRDMSGALQIAFATGKDDVAGANANLTLQYSGQLNAPQMKADVTGLTNYLSLRAFDRERRRVEHLQANVLEKQRLRREASLYQAMDERRAEEAKKQDAIRLEVEQHLKELADQEKKALDKRNAELEAAKRAAEAAAQNPQDNVPVFDVVPLQRAEPIIVQPPAVQTPPPAEPKAEAPAPKEEPAAGGGNLKLDSWLNLR
- a CDS encoding ribbon-helix-helix domain-containing protein, translated to MIRKHSATLHGHRTSFTVEDVFWEELKAIADRRAMSLAALIAEIDDHRSEDANLSSSLRVYVLEWYRSGGEPPAAQ
- a CDS encoding DUF4169 family protein, encoding MTAEIVNLRMARKQKTRQEKEKTAEQNRISFGRTKAEKELTTARNMLERKRLDEGRRETDDGSKD